The Clostridium septicum genome contains a region encoding:
- a CDS encoding DUF1622 domain-containing protein translates to MLENFVSTVVPIGIHLLEAMGIVIVIIGAIKAFYKYTLNLLAQKNYSIKIEFAKSLTLALEFKLGAEILKTVIVRSLDEMYILAAIILLRAILAFVIHLEIKADEHK, encoded by the coding sequence ATGTTAGAAAATTTTGTGAGTACAGTAGTACCTATAGGAATTCATTTACTAGAAGCTATGGGAATTGTTATTGTTATAATAGGAGCTATAAAAGCATTTTATAAGTACACTCTTAATTTATTGGCCCAAAAAAATTATTCAATAAAAATAGAGTTTGCTAAATCATTAACATTAGCACTAGAGTTTAAGTTAGGGGCTGAGATATTAAAAACTGTAATAGTTAGGTCTTTAGATGAAATGTATATATTAGCAGCCATAATTTTATTAAGAGCAATTTTAGCATTTGTAATTCATTTAGAGATAAAAGCTGACGAACATAAATGA
- the trhA gene encoding PAQR family membrane homeostasis protein TrhA: MEKHLREPINSLTHWIGAILSILALIAMLIKGFNNNLSSLQILSVVIFGVSLILLYSVSATYHSVISSDDIILKLRKLDHSTIFILIAGSYAPFCLIALGGKLGISFFILMILIAISGVIFKLCWFNCPRWLQTALYIGMGWSAIFVIKPLSQVMSPTSIFWLVLGGVLYTLGGVLYALKPKKLQLGAFGFHEIFHIFILLGSLSHFISVFIYLL; encoded by the coding sequence ATGGAGAAACATTTAAGAGAACCTATAAATAGTTTAACTCATTGGATTGGTGCTATATTGTCAATTTTAGCTTTAATAGCAATGCTTATAAAAGGATTTAATAATAATCTTTCTAGTCTACAAATATTATCTGTTGTTATTTTTGGAGTAAGTCTTATACTCTTATATAGTGTATCTGCTACTTATCATTCTGTAATTTCAAGTGATGATATAATTCTTAAACTTAGAAAGCTAGATCACTCTACTATCTTTATACTTATAGCAGGCTCATATGCACCATTTTGTTTAATTGCTCTTGGTGGCAAGTTAGGTATATCATTTTTTATTCTTATGATTCTAATTGCAATTTCTGGAGTAATTTTTAAACTTTGTTGGTTTAACTGCCCAAGATGGCTTCAAACTGCTTTATATATAGGTATGGGCTGGAGTGCTATATTTGTAATAAAACCATTATCACAAGTAATGTCTCCTACTAGTATCTTCTGGTTAGTTTTAGGTGGAGTTCTTTATACACTTGGAGGTGTACTATATGCATTAAAACCTAAAAAACTTCAATTAGGAGCCTTTGGTTTTCATGAAATTTTTCATATTTTTATTTTATTAGGTAGTCTAAGCCACTTTATAAGTGTTTTTATATATTTACTATAA
- a CDS encoding Cof-type HAD-IIB family hydrolase — translation MKYLACDLDGTLVHENIIKIEDVEAILKLKQKGYKFIISTGRSLNGIDQVFDKYPNVKYDYIVACNGCLILDGDRNIIYDNHITNDVAENVFKDFIDDENICIHFESDGKNYLVDPINTDDIEDLLNYFQGIINREDLFKEKRDYLLISLFARNRDINTADEAKEKLLSKFENELEAYRNQYFIDIVPKGCSKGSGILKVLQLDGGNIEKLYTIGDSYNDISMFKITENSFTFNNSEDGVKEQANNYVDSVSECIEEIIRDN, via the coding sequence ATGAAATATTTAGCATGTGATTTAGATGGTACACTTGTACATGAAAATATTATAAAAATTGAAGATGTTGAAGCAATATTAAAGCTTAAACAAAAAGGATATAAATTCATAATATCAACAGGAAGAAGTTTAAATGGAATAGATCAAGTTTTTGATAAATATCCTAATGTAAAATATGATTATATAGTAGCTTGCAATGGATGTTTAATATTAGATGGAGATAGAAATATTATATATGATAATCACATTACTAACGATGTAGCAGAGAATGTATTTAAGGATTTTATAGATGATGAGAATATATGCATTCATTTTGAAAGTGATGGAAAAAACTATCTTGTAGATCCAATAAATACAGATGATATAGAGGATTTGCTTAATTATTTTCAAGGTATAATAAATAGAGAAGATTTGTTTAAAGAAAAAAGAGATTATCTATTAATTAGCTTATTTGCAAGAAATAGAGATATAAATACAGCAGATGAAGCAAAAGAAAAGTTATTAAGTAAATTTGAAAATGAATTAGAGGCATATAGAAATCAATACTTTATAGACATAGTTCCTAAAGGATGTTCTAAAGGGAGTGGAATATTGAAGGTATTGCAATTAGATGGTGGTAATATAGAAAAATTATATACTATTGGTGATTCATATAATGATATATCTATGTTTAAGATAACAGAAAACAGTTTTACTTTTAATAATTCTGAAGATGGAGTTAAAGAACAAGCTAATAATTATGTAGATAGTGTAAGTGAATGTATAGAAGAAATAATTAGAGATAATTAG
- a CDS encoding ferredoxin hydrogenase has translation MKNIVIDGKQIEANDNDSILKIAKANGIDIPALCFLEECNNIGQCGTCLVEIEGQEKLARACCVKPKDGMVISTKSERVQEEVKNTVSALLDKHEFKCGPCKRRENCEFLKLVIKTKARASKPFLPTEKSEYVDDRSKSIVLDRTKCVKCGRCVATCRTKTGTKAITFQKVNDERIVGPENLKCFDDTNCLLCGQCVAVCPVDALSEKSHTDRVKDALADPEKHVIVAMAPSVRAAMGELFKMGYGVDVTGKIYTALRMLGFDKIFDINFGADMTIMEEATELIQRIKADGPFPMFTSCCPAWVRQVENYYPELLGNLSSAKSPQQIFGAASKTYYPEVSDIDPKKVFTVTIMPCTAKKYEADREEMKNDDIRNIDAVITTRELAKMIKDAKIDFAKLEDSEVDPAMGEYTGAGAIFGATGGVMEAALRTAKDFVEGKYLEDIEYKQVRGLDGIKEATVEIGGLEYNVAVVNGSSNLFEFINSGKINDRKYHFVEVMACPGGCVNGGGQPHVSSAEREKIDIRTVRASVLYNQDKNLKKRKSHENVALRKMYDEYMGKPGHGKAHELLHIKYTK, from the coding sequence ATGAAAAATATAGTTATTGATGGAAAACAAATAGAAGCTAATGATAATGATAGCATATTAAAAATTGCTAAAGCTAATGGAATAGATATACCAGCTTTATGTTTTTTAGAAGAGTGTAATAACATAGGGCAATGTGGAACTTGTCTTGTTGAGATAGAAGGTCAAGAAAAGCTAGCTAGAGCATGTTGTGTAAAGCCTAAAGATGGTATGGTAATAAGCACTAAAAGTGAAAGAGTTCAAGAAGAGGTAAAAAATACAGTTTCAGCACTTTTAGATAAACATGAATTTAAGTGTGGACCATGTAAAAGAAGAGAAAATTGTGAGTTCTTAAAATTAGTAATAAAAACTAAAGCTAGAGCATCTAAGCCATTTCTTCCAACTGAGAAATCGGAATATGTGGATGACAGAAGTAAATCAATAGTTTTAGATAGAACTAAGTGTGTTAAGTGTGGAAGATGTGTAGCTACATGTAGAACTAAAACTGGAACAAAAGCAATAACATTCCAAAAGGTAAATGATGAGAGAATTGTAGGACCAGAAAATTTAAAGTGTTTTGATGATACAAACTGCCTATTATGTGGTCAATGTGTAGCAGTATGTCCTGTAGATGCATTATCAGAAAAATCACATACAGATAGAGTGAAAGATGCTTTAGCAGATCCAGAAAAGCATGTTATAGTTGCAATGGCACCTTCAGTTAGAGCTGCAATGGGTGAACTATTTAAAATGGGATATGGGGTAGATGTAACAGGTAAGATATATACTGCATTAAGAATGTTAGGATTTGATAAAATATTTGATATAAATTTTGGTGCAGATATGACTATAATGGAAGAAGCAACAGAATTAATTCAAAGAATTAAAGCTGATGGACCATTTCCTATGTTTACATCTTGTTGCCCAGCATGGGTTAGACAAGTTGAAAATTATTACCCAGAGTTATTAGGGAATTTATCAAGTGCTAAATCACCTCAACAAATATTTGGTGCTGCAAGTAAAACTTATTATCCAGAAGTTTCAGATATAGATCCTAAAAAGGTATTTACAGTAACTATAATGCCATGTACAGCTAAAAAATACGAAGCTGATAGAGAAGAAATGAAAAATGATGATATAAGAAATATAGATGCTGTAATAACAACAAGAGAATTAGCTAAAATGATTAAAGATGCTAAAATTGATTTTGCAAAACTAGAAGATTCAGAAGTAGATCCTGCAATGGGAGAATACACTGGTGCAGGTGCAATATTTGGAGCAACTGGTGGTGTTATGGAGGCTGCTTTAAGAACAGCTAAGGATTTTGTAGAAGGTAAGTATTTAGAAGATATAGAGTACAAGCAAGTCAGAGGATTAGATGGAATAAAAGAAGCAACTGTAGAAATAGGTGGACTAGAGTATAATGTAGCAGTTGTAAATGGATCTTCAAATTTATTTGAATTTATAAATAGCGGAAAAATTAATGATAGAAAATATCATTTTGTTGAAGTTATGGCTTGCCCAGGTGGGTGTGTCAATGGTGGTGGTCAGCCTCATGTTAGCTCAGCGGAAAGAGAAAAAATAGATATAAGAACAGTAAGAGCATCTGTTTTATATAATCAAGATAAAAATTTAAAGAAAAGAAAATCCCATGAAAATGTTGCATTAAGAAAGATGTATGATGAATATATGGGCAAACCAGGTCATGGAAAGGCACATGAATTACTTCATATAAAATATACAAAATAA
- a CDS encoding phosphatidylserine decarboxylase — protein MIKVFNRDTKSYDIEKVAGENYITWSYESPVGKGLLELLIKKKFFSKAYGAFCDTKFSRNKIDSFIKDFDIDMNLCNQNIKDFNNFNEFFIRTLHKDARPIDINPNFLISPGDGRLLAFNNINTKNLVQVKGINYSLSELLEDNDIIKKYEGGVCLILRLCPTDYHRFHFVDSGIPLENHFIKGNYYSVNPTALERIPKLYCQNKREWSVFKSDNFGDIIHVEVGATCVGTIIQTYNPNEPVKKGDEKGYFKFGGSTTILFFEKDKIKIDEDILTQSDLGFETKVIMGETIGKKL, from the coding sequence ATGATAAAAGTTTTTAATAGAGACACTAAAAGTTATGATATAGAAAAAGTCGCAGGTGAAAACTATATAACTTGGTCTTATGAATCTCCTGTTGGCAAAGGACTTCTTGAGCTATTAATAAAAAAGAAATTCTTTTCTAAAGCTTATGGAGCATTTTGTGACACAAAGTTTAGTAGGAATAAAATAGATAGCTTCATTAAGGATTTTGATATAGATATGAATTTATGTAATCAAAACATTAAAGATTTTAATAACTTCAATGAATTCTTCATTAGAACATTACATAAAGATGCTCGTCCTATAGATATAAATCCTAATTTTTTAATTTCTCCTGGAGATGGTAGATTATTAGCCTTCAATAATATAAATACTAAAAACTTAGTTCAAGTTAAAGGTATAAATTATAGTCTTTCAGAGTTATTAGAAGATAATGATATTATAAAAAAATACGAAGGTGGAGTATGCCTTATTTTAAGATTATGTCCTACTGATTATCATAGATTTCATTTTGTTGATAGTGGAATTCCATTAGAAAATCATTTTATTAAAGGAAACTATTATTCTGTAAATCCTACTGCTCTAGAGAGAATTCCTAAACTATATTGCCAAAATAAAAGAGAATGGTCAGTATTTAAATCTGATAACTTTGGAGATATTATTCACGTAGAAGTTGGTGCAACATGTGTTGGTACCATAATTCAAACTTATAATCCTAACGAACCAGTTAAAAAAGGCGATGAAAAGGGATATTTCAAGTTTGGGGGGTCTACTACAATCCTATTCTTTGAAAAGGATAAAATTAAAATAGATGAGGATATCTTGACTCAATCTGATTTAGGATTTGAAACTAAAGTTATTATGGGTGAAACCATAGGTAAAAAACTTTAA
- a CDS encoding sodium-dependent transporter: MKKRENFTSRAGFVLSCIGAAVGLGNIWMFPYRLGQNGGSVFLIPYFIFVLILGSTGLITEFAFGRAAQGGSLTGIKNSFRNKGLKGGVLVGAIPAIGLAGVFMFYNVVVGWIIKYFTLSVDGGINKIDISTFFDGFSGSPETIIWNFLAIAIALAIVCIGITNGIEKINKIIMPLLFVIFIILAIRSLTLPGAMEGVKYLLTPQWEYLFKINTWVMALGQAFFTVSLNGCGMVVYGSYMKRDMDIPRSAISTAIFDTISALLASFVIMPAVFAFGFDPAAGPPLLFITIPTIFKSMAGGQLLCILFFLSIIFAAISSSINMLEGPVEALMSQSKISRKKATIFIAMALFVLSIPLNVNMNLFNGFADLMTVILSPVGALIVFISFYFLNNKDIVLEEINTGASKCLGNKFILFAKYGFTITTILVIILGIIYGGIG; encoded by the coding sequence ATGAAGAAAAGAGAGAATTTTACAAGTAGAGCAGGTTTTGTTTTATCTTGTATAGGAGCAGCAGTAGGTCTGGGGAATATATGGATGTTTCCATATAGATTAGGACAAAATGGAGGATCGGTATTCTTAATACCATACTTTATATTTGTTTTAATTTTAGGTTCAACTGGACTTATAACGGAGTTTGCTTTTGGAAGAGCAGCACAAGGGGGATCTTTAACAGGTATAAAAAATTCTTTTAGGAACAAGGGATTAAAGGGTGGAGTATTAGTAGGAGCTATCCCAGCAATAGGGTTAGCAGGAGTTTTTATGTTTTATAATGTAGTAGTAGGATGGATTATAAAATACTTTACATTGAGTGTTGATGGAGGAATAAATAAAATCGACATTTCAACCTTCTTTGATGGATTCTCAGGAAGTCCAGAAACAATAATATGGAATTTCTTAGCTATAGCTATAGCTTTAGCAATAGTATGTATTGGGATAACAAATGGAATTGAGAAAATAAATAAGATAATAATGCCTTTATTATTTGTTATATTTATTATTCTTGCCATTAGATCTCTTACTTTACCGGGTGCCATGGAGGGAGTTAAATATTTATTAACACCACAGTGGGAATACTTATTTAAAATTAATACTTGGGTTATGGCTTTAGGACAAGCATTTTTTACAGTATCTCTAAATGGTTGTGGTATGGTTGTTTACGGTAGTTATATGAAAAGAGATATGGATATACCAAGATCAGCTATAAGTACTGCAATATTTGATACTATATCAGCATTGTTAGCATCTTTTGTTATAATGCCAGCTGTTTTCGCTTTTGGATTTGACCCAGCTGCAGGACCACCATTATTATTTATAACAATACCAACTATATTTAAATCAATGGCTGGTGGACAACTATTATGCATATTATTTTTCTTAAGTATAATATTTGCAGCTATAAGTTCATCTATTAATATGTTAGAGGGGCCAGTAGAAGCGTTAATGTCACAAAGTAAGATTTCTAGAAAAAAAGCTACTATTTTTATAGCAATGGCGTTATTTGTACTTTCTATCCCGCTAAATGTTAACATGAATTTATTTAATGGGTTTGCAGATCTAATGACAGTAATATTATCACCAGTTGGTGCATTAATTGTATTTATATCATTTTACTTTTTAAATAATAAAGATATTGTATTAGAAGAAATAAATACAGGTGCATCAAAATGTTTAGGAAATAAATTTATATTGTTTGCAAAATATGGTTTTACCATAACAACAATATTAGTTATAATTCTTGGAATTATATATGGAGGAATAGGCTAA
- a CDS encoding ABC-F family ATP-binding cassette domain-containing protein, with translation MITVSNVSLRFGGRKLFEDVNLKFTPGNCYGVIGANGAGKSTFLKILSGEVEPNTGEVIIPANTRMSVLKQDHFEYDEFEVLQTVIMGNKRLYEIMEEKDALYAKPDFSDEDGIRASELEGEFADMNGWEAESEASSLLQGLGIGTDMHYKKMSELTGSEKVKVLLAQALFGNPGILVLDEPTNHLDIKSINWLEDFLLRFEGTVIVVSHDRHFLNTVCTVMADVDFGKIKLYVGNYDFWYESSQLALQMSKDQNKKKEEKIKELQDFIARFSANASKSKQATSRKKLLDKITLDDIEPSSRRYPFVGFKPEREVGNEILTVEGLTKTIDGVKVLDNVSFRVNKDDKIAFIGDNEIAISTFFKIITGEMEPDAGEFKWGITITKAYFPQDNTEFFEGCELNLVEWLRQYSGNTVEEQSESYLRGFLGRMLFSGEEALKNASVLSGGEKVRCMLSRMMLSNANVLILDQPTNHLDLESITAVNNGLRDYKSVLLFASHDHQFVQTIANRIIDIKNDGSIVDRTMTYDEYLEFAGKN, from the coding sequence GTGATAACTGTATCAAATGTAAGTTTAAGATTTGGTGGACGTAAACTTTTTGAAGACGTAAACTTAAAATTCACTCCTGGTAACTGTTATGGAGTTATAGGAGCAAATGGAGCTGGTAAGAGTACATTCTTAAAAATATTATCAGGAGAAGTAGAACCTAATACAGGTGAAGTTATAATTCCTGCTAATACAAGAATGTCTGTTTTAAAACAAGACCACTTTGAATATGACGAGTTTGAAGTTTTACAAACCGTTATAATGGGAAATAAAAGATTATATGAAATAATGGAAGAAAAGGATGCTTTATATGCAAAACCTGATTTTTCAGATGAAGATGGTATAAGAGCATCAGAACTTGAAGGGGAATTCGCTGATATGAATGGTTGGGAAGCAGAATCAGAAGCTTCTTCATTACTTCAAGGATTAGGTATAGGAACTGATATGCATTACAAGAAAATGTCTGAGCTTACAGGTTCTGAAAAGGTTAAAGTTCTTTTAGCTCAAGCATTATTCGGTAATCCTGGTATCCTGGTTTTAGACGAACCTACTAACCACTTAGATATTAAGTCAATTAACTGGCTTGAAGACTTCTTACTTAGATTCGAAGGAACTGTAATAGTTGTATCCCATGATAGACATTTCTTAAATACTGTATGTACTGTCATGGCTGATGTTGACTTTGGTAAGATTAAACTATATGTAGGTAACTATGATTTCTGGTATGAATCAAGCCAATTAGCACTTCAAATGTCTAAAGATCAAAATAAGAAAAAAGAAGAAAAAATTAAAGAATTACAAGACTTCATCGCTAGATTTAGTGCTAATGCATCAAAATCTAAGCAAGCTACTTCTCGTAAGAAGCTTCTAGATAAAATTACATTAGATGATATTGAACCATCAAGTAGAAGATATCCATTCGTTGGATTTAAACCTGAAAGAGAAGTTGGTAATGAAATATTAACAGTTGAAGGTTTAACTAAAACTATAGATGGAGTTAAGGTTTTAGATAATGTAAGCTTTAGAGTAAATAAAGACGATAAAATAGCATTTATTGGTGATAATGAAATTGCTATTTCAACTTTCTTCAAAATTATAACTGGAGAAATGGAACCAGATGCTGGTGAATTTAAATGGGGAATAACTATAACTAAAGCATACTTCCCACAAGACAATACTGAATTCTTCGAAGGTTGTGAGTTAAACCTTGTAGAATGGTTAAGACAATACTCTGGAAATACTGTTGAAGAACAATCTGAAAGCTATTTAAGAGGATTCCTAGGTAGAATGCTATTCTCTGGAGAAGAAGCTTTAAAGAATGCTTCTGTATTATCAGGAGGAGAAAAAGTTAGATGTATGTTATCTAGAATGATGCTTTCAAATGCAAATGTATTAATTTTAGACCAACCTACAAATCACTTAGACCTTGAATCAATTACAGCTGTAAATAATGGTCTTAGAGATTATAAGAGCGTTTTATTATTTGCTTCACATGACCATCAATTTGTTCAAACTATAGCTAATAGAATTATAGATATTAAAAATGATGGATCAATAGTTGATAGAACTATGACTTATGATGAATATCTGGAATTTGCTGGTAAAAACTAA